The genomic stretch CAGTAGTAATTAAACATAAAACTAAAGAAATAATTAGTTTTTCTCTTTCTAAATTTAATGATTCCAAATTAATTTACAAAACATTTGAAAATGTTGATTTTGAAAAAAGTTTTATACTACATTCAGATCATTGCTCAACTTATACATCTGATGATTTTTCTCGTTTTATTCAAAATAAAGGCGGAATAATTTCACTTTCAAAAGTAGGAAATAGTTTAGATAATAGAGTTGTGGAATATTGATTTTCAAATTTAAAAACTGAATTAATTAGAGATTTAAATATCAAAGCTGTGACTTTGAGTGAACTAGAAAAAGTGATATCTAATTATGTTCATTGATACAATAAATTTAGAATTCAATCATGTTTGAATTGAAAAACCCCATACGAATATAGTATGGGGCTATCCAATTTAATAAATTGTTAATTTTTTCTGTCCTAGTTTAAAGTAGTTCGTTTTTTCTTTTTGAATTTTCCTCAACTAGAAAATCAAAAATAATATAATTTAAATAGTTAATATATTAAAAAAGGAGTAAAAATGTCAGCAGGACAAATTATTGGATTAGTTGTTTTAGCTATTATTATTTTATTGATATTATTCATTTTAATACCATGTATTAAAATTGTTTCTGAAAAAGATTTTATTATTATTCAAAGATTTGGTAAATATCACGCAACATTAACCAAAGGAATTCACTTTATCGTTCCTTTTATTGATCGTGTTTTAATCAAAGATAGTACTAAAGAAAAATTTTATGACTTCCAGCCGCAACTTGTTATTACCAAAGATAATGCGACAATTAAAGTTGATACAGTAACTTACTTAAAAATCATCGATCCAAAATTATACGCATATGGAGCTGAAAAACCAGTTAATGCTGTTGAAAACTTAACAGCAACCACTTTAAGAAATTTAATCGGGGAGATGGATCTTGATGATTCTTTAACTTCTCGTGAAATCATTAATGCAAAGTTGACAGAAATTATTGATAAAGTTAGTGACCCTTGAGGAATTAAGATTACTAGAATTGAAATCAAAAACATTATGCCACCTCGTGAAATTCAAGAAGCGATGGTTCGTCAAATGCAAGCTGAGCGTGATAAAAGAGCTTTAATTTTAGAAGCTGAAGGAATTAAACAAAGTGAAATTTTAAAAGCGGAAGGAAGAAGACAATCTACAATTTTAAATGCCGAAGCTGAAAAAAGTAGAACCTTGCTAGCGGCAGAAGCTGAAAAACAAAAATTAATTCTTGAAGCTGAAGGACAAAGAGAAGCTATCAACATTATTAATGAAGCTAAATTAAACAAAGAAGTTTTAACCTTAAAAGCGATTGAAAAATTAACTGATTTATCAAACGGAAATGCAACAAAATTAATCATTCCAGCAAATGTTTCTGACTTTGCAGGACAAATTGCTTCTGCAACCGAAATTTTCAAAACAGTAAATAGTAAAGACAATAAAAATAGTTCAAACTAGAAAGAAAAAAGCAACCAAACTTAGGTTGCTTTTTTAAATCAACATTATTTTTTAGAATCTAAAGCTAATTGAACTAAAGTTCTAACCATAACTCCAGTTGGTCTTCCACCAAGATCAGCTGTCCCAGCTACATCTAAATGAATGTATTCAACATCTTCTGTAAATTCTTTTAAGAACATTGCAGCAGAAGAGCTTCCACCACCTGCTCCTGAAAGATCTGTATTTTTAAGATCTGCAACAACAGAGTTTCTAATTTCTTTTGCAAAAGCTTCATCTAATGGCATTCTTCATACTAATTCTTTTTGTTTATTAGCAGCACTTGAAAGATCTTCTCAAGCTTGTTCTGAAGTAGCTCACACACCTGTGTATGTGCTTCCTAACGCAACTAAAATTGCTCCTGTTAAAGTCGCAACATCAACTAAACGAGTTGCTTTAAGATTTCTTACAGCATATGTTA from Mycoplasmopsis gallopavonis encodes the following:
- a CDS encoding SPFH domain-containing protein, with translation MSAGQIIGLVVLAIIILLILFILIPCIKIVSEKDFIIIQRFGKYHATLTKGIHFIVPFIDRVLIKDSTKEKFYDFQPQLVITKDNATIKVDTVTYLKIIDPKLYAYGAEKPVNAVENLTATTLRNLIGEMDLDDSLTSREIINAKLTEIIDKVSDPWGIKITRIEIKNIMPPREIQEAMVRQMQAERDKRALILEAEGIKQSEILKAEGRRQSTILNAEAEKSRTLLAAEAEKQKLILEAEGQREAINIINEAKLNKEVLTLKAIEKLTDLSNGNATKLIIPANVSDFAGQIASATEIFKTVNSKDNKNSSN